In Aquimarina spinulae, a single window of DNA contains:
- a CDS encoding AAA family ATPase: protein MEEKLRQRPGNCIKIVLFGPECTGKTTLSRQLAAYYNTECVPEYMREYLQKKWNESKEVCVYDDMIQIAEGQMKLENEIAQKVNTLLFCDTNLLELKVYSEAYYDGAVPETLNKISLENVYDLYLLTYIDIPWIADDLRDKPHEREEMFLRFKECLDKHNLPYIVLKGDKISRFEKALTHISQLIEDKSEYNR from the coding sequence ATGGAAGAAAAGCTTAGACAACGACCCGGCAATTGTATAAAAATAGTATTGTTTGGTCCAGAATGTACGGGCAAAACTACATTATCCAGACAATTGGCAGCATATTATAATACGGAGTGTGTTCCCGAATACATGCGAGAATATTTGCAAAAAAAATGGAACGAATCTAAAGAAGTATGTGTATATGATGATATGATTCAGATTGCAGAAGGGCAAATGAAATTAGAAAATGAAATCGCTCAAAAAGTTAACACCCTACTGTTTTGTGATACAAATCTTTTAGAACTCAAAGTATATTCAGAAGCATACTACGATGGAGCTGTTCCCGAAACCTTAAATAAAATTTCATTAGAAAATGTTTATGATTTGTATCTTTTAACTTATATTGACATTCCTTGGATTGCCGATGATCTAAGGGACAAACCCCACGAACGAGAAGAAATGTTTTTAAGATTTAAAGAATGTCTTGATAAACATAATCTTCCATACATCGTCTTAAAAGGAGATAAAATATCTCGTTTTGAAAAAGCATTGACACACATTAGCCAATTAATAGAAGATAAAAGTGAATATAACAGATAA
- the arfB gene encoding alternative ribosome rescue aminoacyl-tRNA hydrolase ArfB — MNTSIVINELKFKAIRSSGAGGQHVNKVSSKIELALDIKTSAGFTDDEKLRLSQKLSSRLTKSGVLLLQCGDSRSQHRNKELVIKRLLEILKANLYIPKKRKQTKPSRTAIKKRLDSKQKHSLKKANRKKPSL; from the coding sequence GTGAATACTTCTATAGTCATAAATGAGCTAAAATTTAAAGCTATTCGAAGCTCTGGAGCAGGAGGTCAACATGTAAATAAAGTATCTTCAAAAATAGAACTAGCTTTAGATATCAAGACATCGGCAGGGTTTACCGATGACGAAAAATTACGGTTGAGCCAAAAGTTGTCTTCACGATTAACCAAATCTGGTGTTTTATTATTACAATGTGGTGATAGTAGAAGTCAACATAGAAATAAAGAACTAGTGATTAAAAGGCTTTTAGAGATTCTTAAAGCCAATCTCTATATTCCTAAAAAAAGAAAACAAACTAAACCTTCTAGGACAGCTATCAAAAAACGTCTGGATAGTAAACAAAAGCATTCATTAAAGAAAGCTAATCGCAAAAAACCTTCTTTATGA
- a CDS encoding TonB-dependent receptor — MKNVLLYLTLLLLSINLTAQEKSTDSTQTKIEKLDEVLVKSVRVEADSPITHSNLSKEELATRNLGQDIPILLNYLPGVVTTSDAGTGVGYTYIRVRGSDASRVNVTLNGIPFNDAESQGTFWVNLPDFASSVENLQLQRGVGTSTNGSGAFGASLNLLTDAVSEKANAEISNTVGSFGTRKHNLKFSTGLINEKIEIAGRLSAIASDGYIDRASSDLKSYFVQGSYVNDNTLIKAITFGGHEITYQSWNGIDKTTLENDRRFNPIGFQYDAEGNLQGFYENEVDNYKQDHYQLHWNQKYNNNWSTNLGLNYTYGRGFFEQYVDEWHYSNVLFSDQATLAFLGVNPVTVNGEEITQTDYLRKRWLQNDFYVANASVNYKDNNLDIDFGGFYSYYDGDHFGEIIWTENPIGFQSGDKYYFGNGKKTEYSVFGKTTYRINDKWSAFLDLQGRFVNYKTSGLTSKRVALQVDKNYAFFNPKMGATFHVNDANHLYVSYARANREPRRDDFENGIDTAERLNDIELGWRLAKNKIIVNTNLYYMWYRDQLVLTGALDDVGAPIRATSGESYRLGIEIDADITLSDQFVVKPNVSLSTNKNKDFITSRDGSLANLGDTNISYSPNIVAGNMFIYRPIKNLQLGLLSKFVGEQYMGNIDSEVSKLDNFFINDLNVVYEIKNIPVFKSIVLTGLVNNVFDEEYVSNGYFFTFDDDFSDPGTVTTVEGAGFYPQAGINFLLGATLKF, encoded by the coding sequence ATGAAAAACGTATTATTATATCTTACACTTTTATTATTGAGCATTAACCTTACGGCTCAGGAAAAATCAACAGATTCTACTCAAACCAAGATAGAAAAACTAGATGAGGTTTTAGTAAAATCTGTACGAGTAGAGGCAGATTCACCTATCACCCATTCTAATTTGTCTAAAGAGGAACTGGCGACACGTAATCTAGGTCAGGATATTCCGATTTTATTAAATTATTTACCTGGAGTAGTTACGACTTCTGATGCAGGAACTGGAGTTGGGTATACATATATTAGAGTAAGAGGTAGTGATGCATCAAGGGTAAATGTTACATTAAATGGGATACCTTTTAATGATGCAGAGAGCCAGGGGACATTTTGGGTAAACCTTCCTGATTTTGCATCTTCTGTCGAAAATCTTCAGCTTCAGCGTGGAGTAGGAACTTCAACTAATGGTTCGGGAGCTTTTGGAGCAAGTTTAAACTTATTAACAGACGCTGTTTCTGAAAAAGCTAATGCAGAAATTTCGAATACAGTGGGGTCCTTCGGAACCAGAAAGCATAACCTAAAATTTAGTACAGGGTTAATTAACGAAAAGATAGAAATAGCAGGGCGTTTATCAGCTATCGCATCAGACGGCTATATCGACCGTGCTTCTTCAGATTTAAAATCGTATTTCGTACAAGGATCTTATGTAAACGATAACACTTTAATTAAAGCAATTACTTTTGGTGGACATGAGATTACATATCAATCGTGGAATGGTATTGATAAGACTACTTTAGAAAATGACAGGCGATTTAATCCAATAGGATTTCAATATGATGCCGAAGGAAATCTTCAAGGGTTTTATGAAAATGAAGTAGATAATTATAAACAAGATCATTACCAATTGCATTGGAACCAAAAGTATAATAATAACTGGTCTACAAATTTAGGCCTAAATTATACGTATGGTCGAGGATTCTTTGAGCAATATGTAGATGAGTGGCATTATAGTAATGTGTTATTTTCTGATCAGGCTACTTTGGCGTTCTTAGGAGTAAATCCTGTTACTGTTAACGGAGAAGAAATTACACAAACCGATTACCTTCGTAAAAGATGGTTGCAGAACGATTTTTATGTTGCAAATGCTAGTGTGAATTATAAAGATAATAATCTCGATATCGATTTTGGTGGATTCTATAGTTATTATGACGGAGATCATTTTGGTGAAATTATTTGGACAGAGAATCCTATCGGTTTTCAGAGCGGAGACAAATACTATTTTGGAAATGGAAAGAAAACCGAATACTCTGTTTTTGGTAAAACCACCTATAGAATTAATGATAAATGGAGTGCATTTTTAGACTTGCAAGGGCGTTTTGTAAATTATAAAACCTCAGGGTTAACTTCAAAAAGAGTAGCACTTCAAGTAGATAAAAACTACGCATTCTTTAACCCAAAAATGGGAGCAACCTTTCATGTAAATGATGCAAATCATCTATATGTATCTTATGCCAGAGCTAATAGGGAGCCAAGAAGAGATGATTTTGAAAATGGGATAGATACAGCAGAGAGACTTAATGATATTGAGCTAGGATGGCGATTAGCAAAAAACAAAATAATAGTAAATACCAACCTTTATTATATGTGGTATAGAGATCAATTGGTACTAACAGGAGCATTAGATGATGTAGGTGCGCCAATTAGAGCAACTAGTGGAGAAAGCTATCGTTTGGGAATCGAAATAGATGCAGATATTACACTTTCTGATCAATTTGTAGTTAAACCCAATGTTTCATTAAGTACGAATAAGAATAAAGATTTTATAACCTCTAGAGATGGTAGTTTAGCAAATCTTGGAGATACAAACATCTCATATTCTCCTAATATTGTAGCGGGTAATATGTTTATATATCGCCCTATAAAAAATCTTCAATTAGGGTTGCTATCTAAGTTTGTAGGAGAACAATACATGGGAAATATTGATAGTGAGGTTTCGAAACTCGATAATTTCTTTATAAATGACCTTAATGTGGTATATGAAATTAAAAATATTCCTGTTTTTAAATCTATAGTATTAACAGGATTGGTTAATAATGTCTTTGATGAGGAATATGTGTCTAATGGATACTTTTTTACATTTGATGATGATTTTTCTGATCCAGGCACAGTAACTACTGTCGAGGGAGCAGGTTTTTATCCACAGGCAGGGATTAATTTTTTACTTGGAGCAACATTAAAATTTTAA
- the pnuC gene encoding nicotinamide riboside transporter PnuC, with amino-acid sequence MNPIFEFLFGQYSEYSDLHITLEIIAAIFGLLSVIFAWFNKIWVYPTGIISTAIYVYLLLQWSLLGDMMINAYYFIMSIYGWYIWTRKIDETHVTPIARTTTEEKNISAIIFVMTLLFVYGVYVVFDKLNDWAAYIDTLTTAIFFVGMWLMAKRKIENWIFWIIGDVISVPLYFYKGFTFTSLQYVVFTIIAIFGYITWKKSLDNDPAIV; translated from the coding sequence ATGAACCCCATTTTTGAATTTTTATTTGGACAGTATTCAGAATACTCCGATTTACATATAACTCTCGAGATTATAGCTGCAATTTTTGGTCTGCTAAGTGTAATTTTTGCTTGGTTTAATAAGATTTGGGTGTATCCAACGGGTATTATAAGTACTGCGATTTATGTGTATTTATTATTACAATGGTCATTATTAGGAGATATGATGATCAATGCGTATTATTTCATAATGAGTATTTATGGGTGGTATATCTGGACCCGAAAAATAGATGAGACACATGTTACTCCCATTGCAAGAACAACTACTGAAGAAAAGAATATATCTGCAATAATTTTTGTCATGACCTTGCTTTTTGTGTATGGAGTTTATGTTGTTTTTGATAAGTTAAATGATTGGGCAGCATATATAGATACCTTAACTACAGCGATATTCTTTGTTGGAATGTGGTTAATGGCAAAAAGAAAAATTGAAAATTGGATATTTTGGATTATCGGAGATGTTATTTCGGTACCGTTATATTTTTATAAAGGATTTACATTTACCAGTTTGCAATATGTAGTGTTTACGATTATTGCAATTTTTGGATATATCACATGGAAGAAAAGCTTAGACAACGACCCGGCAATTGTATAA
- a CDS encoding 4'-phosphopantetheinyl transferase family protein, whose protein sequence is MPLYKTITVDESTNVLIWKIEESYDSLCQGIELTQHCQNRVDNMKSDMHRRGFMSVRHLLAAYGYTDHDLYYDEFGKPHLKDGKQISITHSYEYAGIIISDKLVGIDIEKQREKIHRIAHKFVNDFENDALEKQNLDKTRALTIIWGAKESLYKLYATAGLSFEQHVYISPFTLEYPFVYGAVNYKDEITHYDMAFIEFEGFTCVYALPASEI, encoded by the coding sequence ATGCCTCTTTACAAAACTATAACAGTAGATGAAAGTACTAATGTGTTGATTTGGAAGATTGAAGAATCTTATGATTCTCTCTGTCAGGGAATAGAATTAACACAACATTGCCAGAATAGAGTAGATAATATGAAATCTGATATGCATCGCAGAGGCTTTATGAGCGTTAGGCATCTGCTGGCTGCATATGGGTATACCGATCATGATCTGTATTATGATGAATTTGGAAAACCACATCTTAAAGATGGAAAACAAATTTCAATCACCCATTCTTATGAGTATGCAGGAATCATAATTAGTGATAAACTTGTTGGGATTGATATCGAGAAACAAAGAGAAAAGATTCATAGAATTGCTCATAAATTTGTGAATGATTTTGAGAATGATGCTCTGGAAAAACAAAATCTGGATAAGACTCGTGCATTAACTATAATTTGGGGAGCCAAAGAATCTTTGTATAAGTTATATGCAACGGCAGGCTTAAGTTTTGAGCAACATGTTTATATTTCTCCTTTTACATTAGAATATCCATTTGTTTATGGCGCTGTTAATTATAAAGATGAAATAACGCATTATGATATGGCATTTATAGAATTTGAAGGATTTACCTGTGTATATGCTTTACCAGCTTCTGAAATATAA
- a CDS encoding sigma-54-dependent transcriptional regulator, protein MSKILIVEDDVAFCTMLKTFLQKKEYEVFTAFSGNEAIQKIKKETFDVVLSDVRLPDSDGITLLAEILKHSSDTQVIIMTGYAEINMAVSAIKQGAFDYVSKPFNPDTILHTIEKALYKQKPISDKTVKEKETNVTQPKIPKRANDSFVRGVSDASKKLNEYVALVAPTRMSVLVIGDSGTGKEYVASSIHKASKRADKPFVAVDCGAIPKEIASSEFFGHIKGSFTGAVNDKVGHFEAANKGTLFLDEIGNLSYELQVQLLRALQERKIKPVGSNKEIEVDIRVIVATNEDLSHAVKEGDFREDLYHRLNEFSIKVPPLRDRIEDLMLFANHFLEESNIELEKHVVGFTDEVLEAFKKYNWPGNLRELRNMVKRSVLLSQSDMITLDVLPNDIAYAPHNAKQNYGLFKNQNEQELILDALEKANGNKAKAARMLLIDRKTLYNKLKQYDISL, encoded by the coding sequence ATGTCTAAGATACTTATCGTTGAAGATGATGTGGCTTTTTGTACAATGCTTAAGACCTTTTTACAAAAAAAGGAATATGAGGTCTTTACAGCATTTTCTGGTAATGAAGCTATTCAAAAAATAAAGAAAGAAACTTTTGATGTTGTACTTTCTGATGTGAGATTACCCGATAGTGATGGTATTACCTTATTAGCCGAAATTTTAAAACATAGCTCGGATACTCAAGTAATTATTATGACAGGTTATGCCGAAATCAATATGGCTGTTAGTGCTATTAAACAAGGAGCTTTTGATTATGTTTCAAAACCGTTTAATCCAGATACTATACTACATACTATAGAAAAAGCACTATATAAACAAAAACCTATATCAGACAAAACAGTTAAAGAAAAGGAAACTAATGTAACACAGCCTAAAATACCAAAAAGGGCTAATGATTCTTTTGTTCGTGGAGTTAGTGATGCTTCCAAAAAACTAAATGAATATGTCGCTCTGGTAGCTCCTACACGTATGTCTGTTTTAGTAATAGGAGATAGTGGTACAGGTAAAGAATATGTTGCAAGCAGTATTCATAAAGCAAGTAAGCGAGCAGATAAACCATTTGTAGCGGTAGATTGCGGAGCTATTCCTAAAGAAATAGCTTCTAGTGAGTTTTTTGGGCATATAAAAGGATCCTTTACCGGTGCGGTAAATGATAAAGTGGGTCATTTTGAGGCTGCCAATAAAGGAACATTATTTTTAGATGAAATAGGTAATCTAAGTTATGAACTACAAGTTCAATTGTTAAGAGCACTTCAGGAACGAAAAATCAAGCCAGTAGGTAGTAATAAAGAAATAGAAGTAGATATTAGAGTAATAGTCGCTACTAATGAAGATCTTAGTCATGCCGTAAAAGAAGGAGATTTTCGAGAAGATTTATATCATAGATTAAATGAATTTTCTATTAAGGTGCCACCATTGCGAGATAGAATTGAAGATTTGATGCTTTTTGCAAATCACTTTCTTGAAGAATCAAATATCGAATTAGAAAAACATGTAGTTGGATTCACAGATGAAGTATTGGAAGCATTTAAAAAATACAATTGGCCTGGTAACTTAAGAGAATTAAGAAATATGGTAAAACGATCTGTTCTTCTTTCTCAAAGTGATATGATTACATTAGATGTATTACCAAATGATATTGCATATGCTCCTCATAATGCAAAACAAAATTATGGCTTGTTTAAAAACCAAAATGAACAAGAATTGATTCTTGATGCGTTAGAAAAAGCAAATGGAAATAAAGCTAAAGCTGCCAGAATGCTTTTGATAGATAGAAAAACACTGTACAATAAATTAAAACAGTACGATATTAGTCTTTAA
- a CDS encoding DUF4301 family protein, whose product MNITDKDIKLIKSKGLTIDKVLTQIETFKNEIPFVALRSAATLDNGILKFSEHYQSELTKLYDSRVQHLETIKFVPASGAATRMFKDLFRFLDNYDFKKESLNSYTNHEKANAIRLFLIGLEKFPFYDIVMEKVKSAYPKFRSLSEGKQLYIFVEMMLKEKGLNYGTFPKGLFPFHKYDDSIATSFEEHLYEAAGYNTNDKSDSKLHFTISKDHLEAFKGEFERIKKKVEEKTNTNFSITYSFQKSETDTIAVTEDNEPFRKEDGCLLFRPGGHGALIENLNDLDADIIYIKNIDNVVVRKYQDEVSGYKKVLAGKLIEIQDEVFRILNAIDEKKPSEAELKDIKKFLVRQLNVRLPLDFDKFSDKYKLQFLRESLNRPIRVCGMVINEGEPGGGPFWIKRENGRLVLQIIEAPQIDKKDRRQEEILGSATHFNPVDLVCGVRDYNGKKFNLLDFVDPDAGFITQKTLNGKILKALELPGLWNGAMANWISVFVEVPLTTFNPVKTVNDLLKSAHQVTLFS is encoded by the coding sequence GTGAATATAACAGATAAAGATATTAAGTTAATCAAATCAAAAGGATTAACGATTGATAAGGTACTTACACAAATAGAAACTTTTAAAAACGAAATCCCTTTTGTAGCATTAAGAAGTGCAGCGACACTGGATAATGGAATCCTTAAATTTTCTGAACACTACCAATCAGAACTTACCAAGTTATACGATTCTAGAGTGCAGCATCTCGAAACGATAAAGTTTGTCCCTGCATCGGGTGCAGCTACACGAATGTTTAAAGATTTATTTCGGTTTCTTGATAATTATGATTTTAAGAAAGAAAGCCTTAACTCCTATACAAATCATGAAAAAGCAAATGCAATACGTCTTTTTTTAATAGGCTTAGAAAAATTTCCATTCTATGATATAGTTATGGAAAAAGTAAAAAGTGCCTATCCTAAATTTAGATCCTTATCCGAAGGGAAACAATTGTATATTTTTGTCGAAATGATGCTAAAAGAGAAAGGATTAAATTACGGAACCTTTCCTAAGGGATTATTTCCTTTTCATAAATATGATGATAGCATAGCAACCTCTTTTGAAGAACATTTATATGAGGCAGCCGGTTATAATACTAACGATAAAAGCGATTCTAAACTGCATTTTACGATTTCTAAAGACCATCTCGAAGCTTTTAAAGGTGAGTTTGAAAGAATTAAGAAAAAAGTTGAAGAGAAGACCAATACTAATTTTAGTATTACCTATTCATTTCAAAAGTCAGAAACAGATACTATCGCAGTAACAGAAGATAATGAGCCGTTTAGAAAAGAAGATGGATGTTTGTTGTTTAGACCAGGAGGACATGGAGCGTTGATCGAAAACTTAAATGATTTGGATGCAGATATTATTTACATTAAAAATATAGATAATGTAGTGGTACGTAAATATCAAGATGAGGTTTCTGGATATAAAAAAGTATTAGCAGGTAAGCTTATCGAAATTCAGGACGAAGTATTTAGAATATTAAATGCAATCGATGAAAAGAAGCCTTCAGAAGCAGAGCTAAAAGACATCAAGAAGTTTTTGGTACGCCAGCTTAATGTAAGATTGCCGCTAGATTTTGATAAATTTTCTGATAAATATAAACTTCAATTCTTACGAGAATCCTTAAATCGACCTATTCGGGTTTGTGGTATGGTAATTAATGAAGGAGAACCAGGAGGAGGCCCATTTTGGATAAAGCGAGAAAATGGAAGATTAGTATTACAGATTATCGAAGCACCACAAATTGATAAAAAAGATCGAAGACAAGAAGAAATTCTTGGTAGTGCTACTCATTTTAACCCGGTTGATTTGGTGTGTGGTGTACGGGATTATAACGGTAAGAAATTTAACCTACTTGATTTTGTAGATCCTGATGCAGGATTTATTACCCAAAAAACTTTGAATGGTAAGATTCTTAAAGCACTGGAGCTTCCTGGGTTATGGAATGGTGCAATGGCAAATTGGATTAGTGTATTTGTAGAAGTGCCATTAACTACATTTAACCCCGTGAAAACAGTAAATGATTTGCTTAAGTCTGCACACCAGGTAACTCTTTTTTCGTGA
- a CDS encoding ATP-binding protein — MKNTKRSVTFKIIAGYLLAGLLAVTAFWVIYQQLGNYTQITEIKNQNNEKLFLVGETITGLYEAESLTRNIIQTSDVKKFITYKAKIDTILKTINQVSEISDDTLQTRKIDSIKHLIDSKNKNLEELIKVYEQRKQKGLYETAIDELEKVNKSFGGYTKYDIRFKKYDPRTRRALINILELTKQDNAKRLTNQTVDSLATSVKQVLAELEQKDKKYRREITLKENNLLKKDQIITKQLRDLLASIERNERNEYFARLEASSQVLNNTAYIIVIIAAISLLIAIIFLFLITKDVSKSQKYRNELEAEKTYTESLLKTRESLINTVTHDLRSPLNTVIGYSDLLERTGLDNKQKHYLDHLKKSSDYILHLVNDLLDLSKLEAGRMVIEELPFSPQKLIENTISSVIPINDKKNLDIRIITDPQLKKQYLGDPFRIKQVLTNLVNNAYKFTNEGSITIDSKVIENGLSEKQLVISVKDTGIGITKEQQHYIFEEFSQGDDNTEKKYGGFGLGLAITKKIIKLLKGKIELESELNVGSKFTFYIPFKQSGTLILEEESEVIEIQNLTNKKVLIVDDDPSQLALTSEVATLAGLTYDICKNGIEAISLLQTNTYDLVLTDIQMPKMGGFELLQSIKSNANQSAIPVVALSGRTDTSFTEYQEAGFAASLRKPYAPKELIDLIAKILSVDLTNYNGTTHNGLNLSNEQYSLSDLMLFAQGDSDSLYAILDTFYESTIDNVKELKTTIRKKDIYHIKKIAHKMLPMFKQIKAKEVVPILEKLEHPDQYLLNKKAILHLTNEGIEKIEDLIDKLKVEN, encoded by the coding sequence ATGAAGAATACGAAAAGATCGGTTACTTTTAAAATTATTGCAGGTTATCTACTTGCAGGTTTACTTGCTGTAACTGCATTTTGGGTTATCTACCAGCAATTAGGCAATTATACTCAAATTACCGAAATCAAAAATCAAAATAACGAAAAACTCTTTCTTGTTGGTGAAACGATAACAGGATTATACGAGGCCGAAAGCTTAACAAGAAATATCATTCAAACTTCTGATGTTAAAAAGTTTATTACTTATAAAGCTAAAATAGATACCATCTTAAAAACGATTAATCAGGTTTCTGAAATATCTGATGATACCTTACAAACTCGAAAAATCGATAGTATCAAACATCTTATTGATAGTAAAAATAAAAACCTCGAAGAGCTTATTAAAGTTTATGAGCAGCGAAAACAAAAAGGGTTATACGAGACTGCTATTGATGAACTGGAAAAAGTAAACAAAAGCTTTGGCGGGTATACCAAATACGATATTCGATTTAAAAAATATGATCCTCGTACAAGAAGGGCACTGATAAACATTCTAGAATTAACCAAACAAGATAATGCAAAACGACTTACCAATCAGACAGTCGATTCATTAGCTACTTCTGTAAAACAAGTACTTGCTGAGCTTGAACAAAAGGATAAGAAATATAGGCGTGAAATAACGTTAAAGGAGAACAATCTTCTCAAAAAAGATCAAATCATTACAAAACAGTTAAGAGATTTACTTGCTTCTATTGAACGTAATGAAAGAAATGAATATTTTGCACGTCTAGAAGCTTCAAGTCAGGTTTTAAATAATACTGCATATATTATTGTAATAATTGCAGCCATTAGTCTGCTAATAGCAATTATATTTCTGTTTTTGATTACTAAAGATGTTTCTAAAAGTCAAAAATACCGTAATGAACTCGAAGCCGAAAAAACATATACCGAATCTCTTTTAAAAACACGGGAATCTTTAATTAACACGGTTACTCATGACCTTCGTTCTCCTTTAAATACGGTTATTGGATATTCGGATTTATTAGAAAGAACCGGGCTGGACAATAAGCAAAAGCATTATCTGGATCACTTAAAAAAATCATCAGACTATATTCTTCACCTGGTAAATGACCTTCTTGATTTATCAAAACTTGAGGCTGGTCGAATGGTAATTGAAGAGCTTCCGTTTTCTCCACAAAAATTAATAGAAAATACGATTTCTAGTGTTATTCCTATAAATGATAAGAAAAATCTTGATATTAGGATTATAACAGATCCTCAATTAAAAAAACAGTATTTAGGAGATCCTTTTAGAATAAAACAGGTATTGACAAATTTGGTAAATAATGCTTATAAATTTACTAATGAAGGCTCTATAACAATTGACAGTAAGGTTATCGAAAATGGTTTGTCGGAAAAACAATTGGTTATATCTGTAAAAGATACAGGAATCGGAATTACAAAGGAGCAACAGCATTATATTTTCGAAGAGTTTTCTCAAGGAGATGATAATACCGAGAAAAAGTACGGTGGTTTTGGTTTAGGGCTTGCCATTACCAAAAAAATAATTAAACTCTTAAAAGGTAAAATCGAATTAGAGAGTGAACTTAATGTAGGTAGTAAATTTACATTTTATATTCCTTTTAAACAGTCTGGAACATTAATCCTCGAAGAAGAGTCAGAAGTCATAGAAATACAGAATCTTACAAATAAGAAGGTTTTGATCGTTGATGATGATCCTAGTCAATTAGCGCTAACCAGTGAGGTAGCTACATTAGCTGGTCTGACTTATGATATTTGTAAAAACGGTATTGAAGCGATTTCATTATTACAGACCAATACATACGATCTTGTGCTTACTGATATTCAAATGCCAAAAATGGGTGGTTTTGAACTTTTACAATCTATAAAAAGTAATGCAAATCAATCCGCTATACCAGTTGTTGCATTATCGGGTAGAACAGATACTTCTTTTACAGAGTATCAAGAGGCCGGATTTGCTGCCAGCTTGCGAAAACCATATGCCCCAAAAGAATTAATTGATCTTATTGCCAAGATACTTAGTGTTGATTTAACCAATTATAATGGGACAACTCATAATGGTCTTAACCTATCTAACGAACAATATTCTCTTAGTGATCTAATGCTTTTTGCACAAGGTGATTCTGATTCTTTATATGCAATTCTAGATACATTTTATGAAAGTACTATTGACAATGTTAAAGAACTAAAAACAACAATCAGAAAAAAAGACATCTATCATATTAAAAAGATTGCTCACAAAATGCTTCCTATGTTTAAACAGATCAAGGCAAAAGAAGTAGTACCTATTCTAGAAAAGCTAGAACATCCGGATCAATATCTTCTTAATAAAAAAGCGATATTACATCTAACAAATGAAGGTATCGAAAAAATTGAAGATTTAATTGATAAATTAAAAGTAGAAAATTAA
- the thiS gene encoding sulfur carrier protein ThiS: protein MTINVNNQSQSISKNSSIKKLLEQLDILPNGIAIAINNEVISKEEWEQTMIENDDDIVIIKATQGG from the coding sequence ATGACCATAAACGTTAACAATCAATCTCAATCAATTTCAAAAAACAGTTCAATAAAAAAATTGTTAGAACAATTAGATATTCTTCCTAACGGAATTGCTATTGCCATTAATAATGAAGTGATTTCTAAAGAAGAATGGGAACAAACAATGATAGAAAACGATGATGATATAGTAATCATAAAAGCTACTCAAGGAGGGTAG